gcggtgagtttcccctttgaaataacactgctgtgcttttcgctgggttgatgtctatgcgccattttcggaaccactgtccgagggttaacgctgcactctggagcttactcgcgattagggacttgtttctacttgagtagtaaacggttgtgtcgtcagcgaataaggctagctgagtcggcggcgaccggggaatatcgttaataaataaactaaataggagcggagagagaacggagccttgcgggactccagccgtgagtggtcgcggggaggagcgggttccctctactcgatatcgaaaagagcggttagacaagaagtctcgtatgatgagcacgagactatccggtacgcccatgttgaaaagtttgaaaatcaaaccgttgtgccagactttgtcgaacgcttttgcgacgtcgaagaagagggctcccgtatagatcggttttggtcggttaagtcctacaagaatgtgctccgtgaggcggtgcacctgttgtacgcatgagtgatttgcacggaatccgaattgttcatcgatgagaatgccctttgatgagacgaagtctctgaggcgtttgtagagcaaacgctcatacagtttgcccagagacatgaggaggctaatcgggcggtaactcgtcggatgattttttggtttaccgggtttatgtatgccgataacgtctgcttctttccacaccgcgggaaagatacagttcgccatagcggcattgaaaatagatgccaacatcacgatgagttggatgggtagaagtttaataacgcggttagatataccgtcggaaccgggagccttgcgaggacgtaggtctttgatcaggtctttaacttccattggggtgacgggtggtaacgcatccgagggtggcaaggaggctctgcgttctacctcactgtctactaattctacatgaacagggtccgcggattgaatgctgggcgtgcactgggtttgcaatgtatcggccagcagctctgctttttcgtcatcatcaaacgccgcgagtcgacctgaggggcctacgagggggggcatagttacaaccgtatccgatttgagagtacgagctaaacggtagtaagacctttgagagggcgcgagtccttctaagaaatcagaccacctagcatctcggatttcggcgatgcgagactttacgtcgcgttgtagggcacgcattcgaatacgattttccatggtaggatacctatcgtaggcgcggatcgaagcgttcttagctctaaggagttccctaatatcgtcgggcaattcgaagcggtgaaggaagtcctccgctacaacttgcttcgatgacctatctaatgtcgaggtaatgtgtgacgttaggatgtctatggcttcagcggtatcctgaagagacggggtagagtccgggctaaacgggagcgatggtggatcagattcagccaggctgatgcccagcgtgtgccaatccaccacagtcctcgtgacgggaacggaatcgggagcgcgaccgagtttcataacgacgggacggtggtctgaatctaactctgaaactacttcgatcgagtgtaagcgcagagctacgttttttaataacgctatgtcgagtatatccgggcgatgcgcgatatttagcgggtagtgagtcggggttagcggagcgatgatatcgaaggcgagatcatcaactagcgcgtcgagccgcctgccattaggggttgtggtgtgagaattccacctgatgtgtttacaatttaggtcgcccgccagaatgacagagcttcccatgctgagcagcgcctcgatatcactgcttagaacaatcttatccggtggaagataaacggacgcgataacgatcggcgcgtgtcccgtcagtgagattcggcatactgatgcttcgatgttaacgagcgcggggggatcgagcgggatgcagtgcaaggctcttctgtagtagatgacggtaccaccaccacgagcagtgagcctgtcgttcctaaccatgttatagttcgcgattttagggtcgcggcgcgcgggcttaagtagagtctcctgtactaaaaatatgtcaatttgatggtcacgcaaaaaatcacaaacctgatcacgttgatttgcgagaccgtatgcgttaaaaaatcctattgttaCGGATAGGGGTTTCAGCCTACttttgtacgccattgattaccggcggagtgaggggaggacgtacgtatttaacgacgcgtatacgtcggcgtatttttgcacaacggcgatgaagtgctgtgcagtggaggcggcgcggatggcgtcacctaaagcgttaacgcgctcaaagttaatcgattgaaagaagtcgatcgctagagcaagattgtcggacgctgtcggagggcaattcgcgggggaggggcgtatcgcgggggcgggacgaatcgcggaggagggagttgtagccgtgttcgtgtacggcagcggtttcgcccaggccgagccactgggcaccggcgccggaacgaatgctggcttagcctgcgacacagagggtgccgaggctttgatgtctgggtgggaagctcggaggcggttttggcgggcgacgcggcgatttattttcggggctcgggggcatccgcggtaatttgcggggtgaccctgtgttcgacacaggacgcagctaggcggttccgtcgcggttttttgatcgcgagtgcaaagggccgtagcgtgatcgcctagacacttgacgcatcgggggcgcgcgtgacagttacgggaagaatgcccgtacagttgacagttatggcactggctaggagtgccttttttatggggggcttcgacggcgataccggagagcctacagacggtacgtatgttaaaaatttgcttaccctcgggggtaggctggagggcgactagaaccatattatatggctccctaccgcggccggtgtgcatgcggtgcactgaatttactggtaggccttgttccagaaggtcggccttgacgagttcggcatccaactctttagggatgccacgtatgacggcacgaagttcgcgctcctcctggagcgtatacgtatggaaacttatacgctccttacggaggtaagaagagagggccctatggtcgtcgggtgtttgaaccttaatttgaatgccgttcgcgaggttacgggcattcgtgaaattaatatttttggccttaagggccagggaaactcgttcccaggctgccttctcttgaaggattaccgggggaggggcttggattttcttttgtactaccgggcgcggcgacggtgtagcacgggcagggggagcaacgggggtcggtggacggaggcgcgacgcgttcgcggctctgcttactttggcggccgcgggagctcgggcttccgcagcgcgcctcttacctttttggactactgtgaatccatcagtcgagggggcgggggaaagatcgacctccatgtccgactccgagtcggatgaagaggagggcgcgggcgacccgcaggcgggcgttttagagggcgcggggTTGACGGTCGCGACGGAGGCCACGGACAATCGCTCGGGGGCAGAGGACGGCGCGGGCGCgatggaggccgcggatgaacgCGTGGACGCGACGTGTGCTGCGGATGAGCGCAGGGCTGGAACCGAGACCGCAGCGATCGACGCGGGAGCTTTGCTCGCGAGTATTGGGGACACGGGAGCGGCGGGCGCGACGGAGACCGCTTCTGAGTTCGCGGCGTGATTGgccttaaattctaaaaattcggccgataatgtcgggtacctcagacggaggaattccgcgaacagaTCGATCGTGGACTCCATTGTAACTGTcacgtgcccagggggggctaccccgggactttaaacacactcgccttacggcgaggccccaaaactataataatcacgattaattacggcacacaaCCGTCCGTTCacaaacgggccactaagttgctgaacgaattccaggaatttaggggtccgcccgttcacaaacggcggtgcgacgcaattagcacaggtagtcacttccgagaaaacacttggacgccagatgtgccacgaaccgaggtcgggcgatcgaacgaacaatgagcacgtcagcacgcggCGAGTGCTTGGATCGGAATGTCATGACAAATCGTCTCGCACGGAGACTCAACGAGTTTCAGCCACTGGAGTAGGCCGGGTTTTGGGGAGGATACACTACCATAGACCAATACACACAAGGCAGATTACACAGAAGACTATAGAGTATAGTCTAGAAGAGTATAGTCAGCTCCTGTGCTTAGCTTTCGTGGTCTATGAGAAGGCTTTCGACTCTATCGAAATCTGGTCAGTTCTAGAATCCTTGCAGCATTGCCAAATAGCCTGACGATATATCCAAGTGATGAAATGTCTTTACAGCGCCACGACTATGACCGTCCAAATCCAAAGCTGGTAGTCTGAACACATCGCTCTGCATCAAGGAGTGAGACAAGGGGATGTTATATCCCCCTAATTGTTCACATTTGTAAACATGCATTGCAATGCATTTGCATTGGAGGACGTGGAAAGGACGTGGACATAAACGGCGAATACATTTCACACTTGAGATTTGCAGATGACGTCGTCATCATGTCCGAAACATTGTAGGACTTGCAACAGATGCTGAACAGCCTAGCTGACTCTTCTAAGCGCATCGGTCTCCGGATGAACTTGTATAAAACTAAGATCATGTTTAACCAACATGTTTAGCCGCAACCGATTGCCGTGTATGGTATTTCTCTCGAAGTTGTTCAAAAATATGTATACCTCGGGCACACATTACAgttaggtaaaaaaaacttCGAGAACGAGGCCAGCAGAAGAATACAGCTGGGCTGGGCGGCGTTTAGGAAATGATGTCGAGTATTTTCATCGTCTATTCCACAGAATCTATAGACGAAAGTCTTCAATCAGTGCGTCCTGTCTGTACATGGCATACGGAGCCGCAACATAGACACTCACGGTTGGGTTGGTCCACAAGCTTAAAGTCgttcagcgagctatggagatgGCTATGCTAGTTCTGGTAAACGcattcttgagtggagaccgcgaattggCAAACGCAGTGCAGGACGCTCTCgggctcggtggagtgatgatctgtgcagggtaGCTGGAAGGAGCTGGAtcagagaagccgaggatcgtgctcagtggcgagTAATTGGAGAGAccaatgtccagcagtggactgataTAGGCTGATGATAATGCGATAGTAAAAAGACGCGGCCCAAGCGACAAAAAATTCGAAAGAAAAATTAAGCAGTTCCTCGGGGTCTCTTATCTCCAACATGACAAATCTGCATGTTATGAATGACTCACCACGACCTGTCCGCTATCTTAACCTACGGAACGCTTTAAGGCAGATCTCGCACTTACAAGTTCCTGCTAAGTATTTTTGGTCCTATCTACGAAACCATATCGAGATTATTCACTTGTTTCATCCGGAAGCATGTTATTCATGGGACGTCATCCAAACACACACGAAAACTATCAAGTTGACTCCCGAATTTTGCACACGATAATTATATTGTGGGTTCAAAACGTATGCATTGCTagtgaaatatattaaatactgcAATGTACAATAAACATTAGACGTGCCCCACAGTTTCACCGGTATTGAATTTGTAATTCAAGAAACATAAAACACGTGGAACTTTATCAGAACAAAGATTTGCTTAAAATGATATAGTAAAAAGAAAAGGTAAATAATATACCTGTCTTAAAACAGCTATAAACTATCTTTGTGCGAAATTGAGTGTGAATTGAGTAACAAGCATCCAAACATACAAATGctcataattatataaatagcatTAACACCCGGTCCAGGAAATAAGCAACCGTTCTACGCGGGAGCTCTCTAcatcgacgtcgcaaaagcgttccaGTCTGGCATaagggtttgattttcaaactattcaacatgggcgtgccggacagtctcgtgctcatcatacgggacttcttgtcgaccCGCTCCGCCGTGCGACCTCTCACAACCGGAGTCCCGCAAAGCTCCGTCATCTCCCCGCTCCTGTTTAATTTGTTTCCTAACCACATTctccggtcgccgccgacccatttagccccatgcgccgacgacacgaccgtttactactcgagtagaaacaagtcccttaTCGCGAGGAAACTTCACGTAAGCCTCGGAGTGGTTccaaaaatggcgcatagacatcaacccagcgaaaagcacagcggtgctctttcaATGAGCGAACTCAACCCGTATCTCCTCCAGCATTAGACATAGAAACCTCATTCctccgatcaccctcttcggccagtCAATACCCTGAgccaggaaggttaagtacctgggagtcatcCAGGATGCATCAATGACATTGCGCTCGCAAAGAAAATTAgtccgcgaccgcgccgcgtttattcttaACAGACTCTACCTCGTGATCTGTAAGTGGAGAAAAATGTTTCTCGGAACAAGGTAAAACTTTACAAAGCTTGCGTAaagcccgtcatgacttacgcgagtgtagtgttcgctcgtGGAACGCAGCCCGCACGCATATAGACACCtttcaatccctacaatcctGTTTTTCCAGGTTAGttgtcggagctccgtggttagTGAGAAATGTCGACGTCGAACGACGACCTGGGCTTTTCGAATCGATAcgaaaacacatgaagtcagcatCGGAACGATAGTTTGATAAGGCAATgcatcatgataatcgccttatcattGCCGTCGCTGAgtactcaccgaatcctgatcacgcaagGGCCAGTCAACGTCGACGCCCTATACACGTTCTTACAGATCCGtaagatccaataactcttgcagtAGACgtctttagctctaacactaggagcaggcttagggactaaATTAGATTagactcgacaaagagttcgacgtataacctaacccatgcatcacccctctgagtttcttgccggatcttctcgtgcgattccaatccggtagtagattcattctctcgagttgttaggtcttctttggtggcgttcgggcagctgttgcaaatcccaccccttctggttgagcctttgatcacctacctgtcctggtgaaattggaaaagccttcgggccaccagtaatccttcattcataaaaaaacaagaaattagTATTATTTTCTGGTTTTACTTGCAGCATGTATACCCTATTGATCCGGTTCAGAATttgctatatattttttcaatagcTTGCTGTTTCTTTTAATTGCTTAActaggtggacgagctaacggcccacctgctgttaagttacctgagcccatagacatatacaacataaatgccgccacacaccttgagacagaattctaaggtctcaatttcaatagtacaacggctgccccaccttacaaaccgaaatgtattattgcttgacggcagatataggcagggtagtggtacctacccgtgcggactcacaagacgtcctaccatcagtaaatactATCAGTCTGAAATTCGGCAACCTATACAGcttctatatttatttcatgtcttaaatattttttctactgacaaataaattttataaaccaATCAGACTAaagctatttttataaataaccaaTACAGAATTCAATTCACAAATTAAGTAAGTGAAATTGTGTTATTGAAAATTTCCTTGTACTTTTATTTCActaatatattcatatgtatACACTAACCATTAAATCTTCACGTTTTATTGGTGCTTCATGAGATTCCTATTTTTATAGCTGGATTCACCTGTGGTGCTACGCGCGTTAtaagtttgaaataaaaactcTTGTATAGCTAGAGCTACATATTGTTAAATTCCTTGCCAAATGATATTatacttaatgtttttttttttctctgtaaATACAGAGAAAACGTCATCACAGCGAGATCAAATTTATACAAGTCTTAAGAATAATCACAGTCTGAGTTATTTTAAACGTACCGCATACTCAAATAGGTCCAGTAGCTTTTGTAATAATTAGTACACTAACAATTAAAGAACAATTTATTTCTTACATTACACagacagaaaaataaattaattggatATTTGGAATCTGATATCAGGTGATCAGTGTCAAGTCAGGTCAAGACGCCacaataacgtatttattatacatatatcttTAACATAAACGCACATTTAGCCTTCTGTtccagttttaaataaattagatattaCCATGCTACCCAGGGGGGttgattcattttatttattggtacaTGAGTCATATTAACTGGTAAATTGACTAtagcatattttctttttaaacgtCTCAGCGTACGCAGTATCGTGGCTCCACTGCGGCCGAGAAGGAATGCTGCAGGAATGTTTACGTCTAGCTCCATTCTGAAAAGATACAaaacgaatataaaaatatttcacacaCTGAACTTAAACAATTTTGCAAATATTTAGTTCTACATGCACGCCTACATATTCGGTGAAGATAGTATAACCCCATGAGGCTACTAGCAGTAGAGAGGGGAAAAAAGAAGTTCAATATCGAGAGTTTTTACTACATACTTTTACTTtgaaattggataaaaatatagTCTGGAATGTTCAGCAAAGTGCTCTAGCTGATGCAACACCGGCCAGTAGACTTTAGATTGTGTTACATTCAACCCAAAAATATTAGACAAACAACACTTTTctatttgaattattatcagTGGCAGTAATTGCCAGAATTAATTTTTAGGAACAGCTTAAATTTTGACACaggtatatgtatattatatatatacctgTGTCAAAATTTAAGCTGCTCAACTACCTTCtgaggtattaaaaaaaatatccccaTATCGAGTCAGCTGCAGAAATGCTTGGATACTTAAATAATTCTACAATACTTAAATTTcaagttattaataattaactgaAGACCCTTCACCCCCACTGAAGACAGTTGTTTGGTTATTCACTTTAATCAGTACATAATGACCCAGcataaatctatttattaacTACCTACCAAGGAAACAAGACaatcaacaaaaaatgttttttttcaagGACATGTGAACTCTCTCAGCATGCAAATGGTGCTCCCGGAGCTCAGAGATAACGAGATCCTTATCACATAAGGACATCATCTCAATTGCATTGTCTATTGGCTATCACATCCTTCAAACTAgaatgcattattgctttatGCAGTAAAAAGCCGTTTGAGCTATAAGAGCACTTGTgactaaataaattgtaaatatgtattatgaagaataattaaataataatgaaaataattgtgTCGGCAATAACAGTTATGAAATAAATACTTACTTATCATCAACCATTTCTATAAGGTGATCCAAAGAATCATCCCATCTATCAATTGATTCAGTAATTATCACAGCTCTAGCTCCAGCATGTTGCGCTTTGGTAGCTTTAAAAACAAAGGAACATTCTCTGAAATTtgtattgtttaataaaaataatatagcagatatgtaattactttatttaGGAATTTTCTTACCCTCTCTCAGATAGTGCAATGTGCCCAACTATTTCTTCATGGTTGATTATCTCAGAACAACTATGCAACGGCACTGTGGGTACTAAACGAGCCTTGTGGAAGTGTAGGGTTTCATTCTACAATCACATCCACCAAGAGATTAACTAAATTCAGATGCACTAACAGATGACCATTACCGTTATTGTGATCAGGCC
This is a stretch of genomic DNA from Bombyx mori chromosome 23, ASM3026992v2. It encodes these proteins:
- the LOC101746641 gene encoding PRADC1-like protein isoform X2; this translates as MRMNYTFLLILLKVTFVMPGGDFFFEIIDPPELGYSYRIRPAKDFGSVFNETLHFHKARLVPTVPLHSCSEIINHEEIVGHIALSERGECSFVFKATKAQHAGARAVIITESIDRWDDSLDHLIEMVDDKMELDVNIPAAFLLGRSGATILRTLRRLKRKYAIVNLPVNMTHVPINKMNQPPWVAW
- the LOC101746641 gene encoding PRADC1-like protein isoform X1, with translation MRMNYTFLLILLKVTFVMPGANDLHFYDGSSTADVIAGDFFFEIIDPPELGYSYRIRPAKDFGSVFNETLHFHKARLVPTVPLHSCSEIINHEEIVGHIALSERGECSFVFKATKAQHAGARAVIITESIDRWDDSLDHLIEMVDDKMELDVNIPAAFLLGRSGATILRTLRRLKRKYAIVNLPVNMTHVPINKMNQPPWVAW